One stretch of Nitrososphaerota archaeon DNA includes these proteins:
- a CDS encoding energy-coupling factor ABC transporter permease encodes MHIPDGFLDLPLSALTYALAAASIGLAVYLLEKKGVNESRIPLLGVLAAAIFAAQMLNWPIPGGTSAHFVGSGVAAILLGPLQAILVMTSILAVQTLVFGDGGLTALGANILNMGVVGVIAAYLIYTLLARRSRVAAAFLAGWFGAVSAALACGLEIGSSSIFAYNLWVTVPVMFIWHALLGIVEGFVTSATVAFLLKSRPELLVGEVKIG; translated from the coding sequence ATGCACATTCCAGATGGCTTCCTCGACCTACCGCTTTCAGCACTAACCTACGCCCTAGCAGCAGCATCCATAGGCTTAGCAGTCTACTTGTTAGAGAAGAAAGGTGTCAACGAATCCAGAATCCCTTTGCTGGGTGTGTTAGCGGCAGCCATCTTCGCAGCACAGATGCTCAACTGGCCCATACCAGGAGGCACATCAGCCCACTTCGTAGGCTCAGGGGTCGCAGCCATCCTCTTAGGTCCACTACAAGCTATACTCGTAATGACCTCCATCCTAGCTGTCCAGACCCTCGTTTTTGGGGATGGTGGGCTCACAGCACTCGGCGCCAACATACTCAACATGGGTGTAGTTGGGGTTATAGCAGCCTACCTAATTTATACCCTGTTAGCACGCAGAAGCAGAGTAGCCGCAGCATTTCTAGCTGGTTGGTTCGGCGCGGTTTCAGCAGCTTTAGCCTGCGGCTTAGAGATAGGTTCGTCTTCGATCTTCGCCTACAATCTCTGGGTTACGGTTCCGGTTATGTTCATTTGGCACGCACTTTTAGGCATAGTGGAGGGATTCGTAACCTCAGCCACCGTAGCCTTCCTCCTAAAGAGTAGACCCGAGCTCTTGGTTGGCGAGGTGAAGATTGGTTGA
- a CDS encoding metal transporter, whose amino-acid sequence MKRAFFIVAALIILTPLFAYAAELVGYSEPLENIASNLGVEETPFYKGILPDYTIGGLDPYIGTLISAVIGSALVFLLVYGVSHIMRR is encoded by the coding sequence TTGAAGAGGGCATTCTTCATCGTTGCTGCTTTGATAATTCTTACGCCGCTATTCGCTTATGCTGCTGAGCTGGTTGGATACTCAGAGCCGCTTGAAAATATCGCGTCAAATCTGGGTGTGGAGGAAACCCCCTTCTACAAGGGTATCCTACCAGACTATACTATTGGAGGCTTAGACCCATATATCGGCACATTAATATCTGCAGTTATAGGCTCAGCCCTAGTCTTTCTGCTGGTCTACGGCGTTTCACATATCATGCGTAGGTGA